The genomic window GCGCACCGCGCCACGCCCGCGCGCGCGGCGGATCCGCACGGGGTGCGGGCGGTGGCGGGCGGCTACCAGTACTCGCTGGCGTTGCACACGGACGGCACCGTCTGGGCGTGCGGCTCCAACAGCGCGGGGCAGCTCGGCCACGGCACCACCTCGGCGCTCGCCGGGCCGGGGCGGATTCCGGGGCTCACCGGCGTGGTGGGCGTGGCGGCCGGGGGCTCGCACGCGCTGGCGGTGCGCGCCGACGGCACCGTGTGGGCCTGGGGCAACAACGGCTACGGGCAGCTTGGCGACGGGAGCACCACCCACCGCGCCACGCCGGCGCCGGTGCCCGGGCTGAGCGGCGTGGTGGCGGTGGCGGCCGGCCACCTGCACTCGCTGGCGCTGGGCGCGGACGGCACCGTGTGGGCCTGGGGCTTCAATGACTATGGGCAGCTCGGCGAGGGCTCCACGCTCCACCGCGCCACGCCGGTGCGGGTGCCCGGGCTGAGCGGCGTGGTGGCCGTGGCGGCCGGGGGCTTCCACTCGCTGGCGCTGGGCGCGGACGGCACCGTGTGGGCCTGGGGCAACAACGGCTTCGGCCAGCTCGGCGAGGGGCACTCCCCCCAGCGCGCGCGGCCCACGCCCGTGGAGGGGCTGGGCGCGGCGGTGGCGGTGGCCGGCGGCTTCTACCACTCGCTGGCGGTGCGCGCGGACGGCACCGTGTGGGCCTGGGGCAACAACTACAGCGGCCAGCTCGGCAACGGCTCCTTCGCCTCGTGCGCGCGGCCCACCCCCGTGGAGGGGCTGGGGCCGGTGGTGGGCGCGGCGGCCGGCGGCATGCACTCGCTGGCGGTGCTGGCCGATGGCACCGTGTGGACCTGGGGCCGCAACGAGGAGGGCCAGCTTGGCAACGGCCTCACCCAGGAGCGCTCGCGGCCGGTGCAGGTGCCCGGGCTCCAGGGCGAGGTGGCGGTGGCCGGCGGCTTCTACCACTCGCTGGCGGTGCACCGGGGCGGGGCGCTCCAGGCCTGGGGCCTCAATGACTGGGGCCAGCTGGGAGACTCGCCGGAGCCCGGGGCCCTCCGCCCCGCGGCCGGGTGGGCTCAGGGAAACACGCGCGCGGCCTTCACGTCGCAGTAGGCCTCGTGCACGAAGTGCCCCCAGGCGGCGGCCCGGGCGGGCTCGCGCGCGCGGCCCGTGTACCGGGCGGCGAGCGCATGCAGGGGGTTCTCCGGGGGCGGGCCGTCCTGGGCCTCGTCCCCGGGCTCCGGCGGCGGCGGGGGAGGGTGCGCCAGCGCGACGACGCGCAGGTACTTCGCGGAGGCCATGATGTTGAGGGCGTCATCGGCCAGCAGCCGCGCCAGGTGCGGCGGGGAGGCGTGGCGCAGCACCTCGGGGGCGAGCACCTCCGAGAGCAGCGCGTGGTGGGTGACGGCCGGGAGGGCCACCTGCCCGAGGCCGAGGAAGGAGGCGCCTTCGCCCTCGGCGGCCAGGGCATAGTGCCTGGCCTCCTCCTGCGCGGACTGATCCCGCTGCTCGGCCAGGAGGAGCGCGGCGAGCAGCGCGGGCTCCTGGCCATACTGGCGCGCGGCCACGGCGATGAGCTCCGCGCGGGAGGGGGGCAGGGGGCCCCAGACGGTGGGCATGAGCGTGGTGAGGGGCCGCCGGAGCACGAGCTTCGCCTGGAGCAGCCGGTCCTTCGCGCCGAGCTTGGCGAGATAGGTGGACCAGTCCCCGGTGGGGGCGGCGGAGAGCGGGGCGGGCGGGGGCACCTGCCGCCAGCGGGACCACTTGTCGCTCCGGGGCACGGTGCGCGCGTCGGGGCGGATGCCGGTGGCGCCCTGGCCGGTGAAGGGCTCGCGGCCATCCCGCGGAATCACGCGCTGGTAGGGCGTGTCATCGAACCGCTGGCCGTGGGCGGGCACCCCCAGCCGCAGCAGGTTGAAGCGCACCTGCCACAGCTCCTCGGCCACGGTGGGGCCCGCCCCCTCCTTAATAAGGAGATCGATCCGAGCGAGGGCGGCCTGGACGGCGCGGGCCTGGGCGGCATCCGCGTGCGCGGCGAGCACCTCCAATAAGGTGCGGCGCGGCTCGGGGGCCTCCACCCGGCGCACGAGCGCCTCCAGGGTGCCGTGCCGGGACAGCTCGCCCAGGGTGGCGGAGAGGTGCGAATCCCGGCGCAGCAGCTGCACCACCTCGCGCTGCTCCAGCGCGGGCACGAGCGCCTCGGGCCGGTGACACGACAGCTTGGCCTCCACCTGCTGCGCGACGCTGGGCATGGCGAGGCCGCCTTTTACCATGTCCTCGGGAGCTGAGCGGAGCGGCCCCCGGGCGCGCAGGGGGCGGTGGATCTCCCGAGGGGGTGTGGACAACGTGTGGACAACTCGGAGCAACCTGTAGCATGCAGCAATTCCGGGCGGTTGCAGGGCCCGTGGCGGAGGAGCGGCTGTGGATAACGCGCGGTTCGTGGATCAGCTTCAGCGGGGCTGCGAGGCCCTGGGGGTGAGCGTGGGCGAGGACGTGGCGCCGCGGCTCCAGCGGCTCATGGCCGAGCTGCTCAAGTGGAACGCCAAGGTGAACCTGACCGCCATCACCGCGCCGGAGGAGGTGCTGGAGAAGCACTTCCTGGACTCGCTGGCGGTGCTGCCCGAGGTGGAGGGCGCCGCCTCCTTGTTGGACCTGGGCGCGGGGGCGGGCTTTCCGGGCCTGCCGCTGAAGCTGGCGCGGCCCGGGCTGGCGGTGACGCTGGTGGACGCGGTGGGCAAGAAGGTGGGCTTCCTCAAGGCGGCCATCGCGGTGCTGGGGCTGAAGGAGGCGCGGGGGCTGCACCTGCGCGCGGAAGGGGACCCGGAGCGCGAGGGGATTCCGCGCGCGGAGCTGCTCATCGCCCGGGCCTTCATGGACCTGCCGGACTGGCTCGCACTGGCCCCCGCGTACGTGCAGCCCGGAGGGCGCGTGGTGGCGATGCTCGGCAAGGCCCAGCCCGAGTCCGAGCTGGCGGCGCGCGCGGCCGAGCGGGGGCTGCGCGTGGTGTCCTCGCGCCCGTACCGGCTGCCGTTCTCCGGCGCCGAGCGCCAGGTGGCCGTGTTCTCCCAGGCCTGAGCCAGCGGCCCGGAAGGGGCGGGCGCCCGCGGCGCCTCAGGGGCGCGGGTCCTCGCCGAGCAGGGCGCATCCGCTGCCGTAGAGCTCCAGCGACCGGACGCTGAGCACGTCCGAGCCCGACAGGAGCACCTTGAAGCGCACGGCCTTGAGCGGCCGGCGGGCGAACGGAAGGAGGTGCGGGACGCCGTTCTCGGCGGAGGTGTTCGTCAGGGCGAACATCGGCTCCCAGGCCTTCCCGTCGAGGCTGGCCTCCAGGATGCCCTCGGCGCTGGTGCGGCCGGGCCCCGTCACCGCCCAGGTGAGCACCAGGCCCTCGAGCTCCAGCTCCTTCGGGAGGTCCACCCGGAGCCACGTGGGCTGCGTGGTGCTGCGCCAGGCGGTGTCCGGGTCGTGGTCCAGGACGGCCTGGGGCTCCTGGCCGGGCACGTGGAGGGAGGAGGTGGCCGTGCCGTGCTGGGCCCACTCACACCGCTTGGGGGTGTGGTGGGGATCCAGGAACTCCCCCTCCCGGAGCGAGCCCCTCGCCGAGCCTGGAAGCCGGCCGTCGGCATCCGCGAAGCCCATCGACCGGGTGGGGACGGTGGGCTTCGTCCGTGCGGGGGCCGGGGCGGGGGAGCCGGGCCGCACGTCAGGCCGCGGCGCCTCGGTCATGGGGCCCGGATCCGCCAGCGCGGAGACGTCCGCGCCGGGCCGGAAGCCCGAGAGCTCCTTCAGAACGAGCCCCCCGCCCAGGGCGGTGAGGCACACGCCGGTGCCGAGCAGGGCGGCCTTCAGGAGCGGGGTCCGCCGCCGGGGGGGCGCGGCGGAGGGCTCCAGGGCCCGCATCGCCTCGTAGGCGGACGGGAACCGCGCGCGCCGCTCCGGGGCAGAGAGCCGCTCCAGGAACCGGGTGAACCCCGGGGACAGCGCGGGGGGAGGGGAGGACGCGCCGGGCCCCGGGCCCCGGAGCCCCTGCTTCAGGAGCACCCCCAGCGCGAACAGGTCCGTGGTGGCATCTCCCCCGCCCGAGGCCTGCTCCGGCGGACGATAAGGAGAGGCGGCGGAGCCCGGCCGCAGCAGGGGGCTGGAGCCCATGCCGAAGTCCAACAGGAACAGGGCGCCATCGGCGCGGCGGATGAGGTTGCTGGGCTTCAGGTCCCCATGGACGAGGGGGGGGGAGCGCTCCTGGAGGTAGCGCAGCAGCCCCAGCACCTGGAGCGCGAGCCCCTGGGCCTCCGCCTCGGTGAGCCGCTCGAGGGCGAACTCCGCCTCCAGGGGGGTGCCCTCGATGTACTCCTGAACCCGGTAGGCCCGGGTGTCCGCGCCGCTGCCGCTCAGGAGCACCTCGAGATAGCGGGGGATGCAGGGGTGGACGAGGGCCTGGAGCCGCTGAAGCTCGAGCTGCAGGCCGCGCAGGTCCGCGGGGGTGGGCTCGGCGGAGAAGCACCGCTCCCGGAGGACCATCCGCCCCTCGGGCCCCTGGGCCAGGTACGTGCGCCCCATGCCGCCGTGGCTCAGGACGCGGAGGATGCGGTAGGGCCCCACCTGGACCACGGCGCCACACTGGGCACAGAAGGGTGACTCCACGGGCTGGGTACAGGCCGGGCAGGACAGCTCCCCGCCTCCCCGCCCCCGCGCCCCTTCGCCCGGCCCCCCTCGCGTCCGCTCCATGGCGGGGGATTCTCCCCGAACCGGCCGCTCCCTGCCAGCACGGGCCGCACCCCTGGATGTTCCACGTGGAACACCCGGGACCGCTCGGCCCCCCTCGGGCCGGGCGATGTTCCACGTGGAACACCGGCGCTTCCCCAGGCAGCCGGGCGCCTGCTCCCTTCCGAGCGATGTTCCACGTGGAACACCGATCCCTCCCGCGCCTGCATGTTCCACGTGGAACACCCGCCTCCCCCCGCGCGGGCCCCCGCCCGGGACGTTCCACGTGGAACATTCCCCCCGTCCCCCGGCGCGAGGGGACGCACGCCGGGCGGGCGGGCCGTGGACTGGATCCGCCGGCGATTTGGTGGATCAATAGGGCCCGTGCATGCTTCCCCCCGCCGGGGTGTTGCCCCCTGGGGTGGTGGGAAGGTGCTGTGGGCAACGTTGGTTTCCGGAAGCCTCCGGGACTGAAGAGGATGGGACACGTGGGTCGAATCATCTGCATCTCGAACCAGAAGGGCGGCGTGGGCAAGACGACCACCGCCATCAACCTCGCGGCGAGCCTGGCCTCGGCCGAGCGCCGCACCCTGCTGGTGGACATGGACCCCCAGGGCAACGCGGGCAGCGGGCTGGGGCTGAAGCGCGAGGCGCTCCAGGGCACCGTCTATGACGCCCTGCTGGGCGGCCGCCCCATGCGGGAGCTGCTCCACCCCACCGAGCTGCGCTTCCTCCAGGTGGTGCCCGCCACGCCGGACCTCACCGGCGCCGAGGTGGAGCTGGTCAACCTGGAGCGCCGCGAGTTCCGCCTGCGCGAGGCGCTGCGTCCGCTCGCCGCCGACTACGACTACATCCTCATCGACTGCCCGCCGTCCCTGGGCCTGCTCACGCTGAACGCGCTGGTGGCCGCCGACTCGGTGCTCATCCCGCTGCAGTGCGAGTACTACGCGCTGGAGGGGCTCTCGCAGCTCACGCACACGGTGGACCTGGTGCAGCAGGGGCTCAACCCGGGGCTGAAGATGGAGGGCATCCTGCTCACCATGTTCGACTCGCGCGCGAACATCGCCAACCAGGTGGTGGAGGAGGCCCGGGGCTACTTCAAGGACCAGGTGTTCACCGCGGTGGTGCCGCGCAACGTGCGGCTCGCGGAGTGCCCGTCCTTCGGCAAGCCCATCATCCTCTATGACATCAAGTCCAAGGGCTGCGAGAGCTACCTGGCCCTGGGCCGGGAAATCATGAACCGCGAGGGCCACAAGCCCTCCAAGCGCCACGTGGCCTGAAAGGGAGACACGACGTGCTGAACGCAGGCGACAAACACAAGCGGGCGCTGGGCCGGGGGCTCTCGGCGCTGATTCCGCAGGCGGCCCCGGCGCCCGCCGCGGCCCCGGCCGAAGCGCCCAAGCCCGGGGTGCTGAAGCTGCCCATCGAGGCCATCCAGCGGGACACGGCGCAGCCGCGCCGCTACTTCGACGAGACGAAGCTCGCCGAGCTCACCGAGTCCATCAAGGCACAGGGGCTCTTGCAGCCGGTGCTCGTGCGCAAGGACGGGCAGGGCTACAAGCTCATCGCGGGCGAGCGGCGCTGGCGCGCGGCGCAGGCGGCGGGGCTGCACGAGGTGCCCGCCATCGTGCGCGACGTCACCGAGGGGCAGGCCTTCGAGCTGGCGCTGGTGGAGAACCTCCAGCGCTCGGACCTGAACCCCATGGAAGAGGCGGAGGGCTACCAGCGCCTGGTGGAGGAGTTCAAGCTGACGCAGGAGCAGGTCAGCCAGCGCGTGGGCAAGGAGCGCTCCACGGTGGCCAATGCCCTGCGCCTCCTGGGCCTGCCGGACGATGTGAAGGCGCTCGTGGCCGAGGGCGCGCTGAGCATGGGCCACGCGCGCGCGCTGCTCGGGGTGCCCCGGCTGCCGGAGCTCCAGGCGCTGGCCAGCCGCGTGGTGGAGCAGAAGCTCTCGGTGCGCGACACCGAGAAGCTCGTGCAGCAGAAGCGGCCCACGAAGAAGGAGCCCGCGAAGGCCTCCAAGCAGAGCCCTCAGGTGAAGGCGCTGGTGGAGGAGCTGCAGCGGCTGCTGGGCACCAAGGTCCGCCTGTCCGAAAAAGGCCAAGGAAAAGGGACCCTGGAGGTGGACTTCTTCTCGTACGATGACCTCGACCGGCTGTTGAAGCTTCTCAGGAAGGAGTAGGGCGTGGCGCTCCTTGGCGGGAAAAAAGAAGAGACACTCAGCACCACCATCAGCAAGCCATTGTTCAAGCGGGAGGAGGATTCCGTGTCGATGCGTCCAGGGGACATTCACACGCTGCTCGGGAAGGGGAGTGAGTTCGAAGGCAAGCTCACCTTCGAGGGGCAGGTGCGGATCGACGGTAAGTTCAACGGGCAGATTTTCACCAAGGACTCCCTCGTCATCGGGGATGGGGCGCGCGTCCAGGCGGAGATCCACGCCGGTACCGTCATCATCCACGGGACGGTGGAGGGCAACGTGAAGGCCACGCAGCTCATCGAGCTCAAGCAACCGGGGCGCGTGAAGGGCAACCTGGAGACGCCCACGCTCTCCATGGACCGGGGCGTCATCTTCGAGGGCACGCTGAAGATGGAGAACCTGTCCAACGCCTCGAAGGCGCTACCCCCGCCGGGCGGCGACAAGAAGTAATGCGCGTCCGGGGCCACAGCGTGGGGTGGGCCGCCGCGCTGCTGCTGGCGCTGCCGGGGGCCGGCTGCCGCTGTGGCCCGCCGGAGTCCGCGCCTGTCCGCCCTCCTCCCACTGGGGAAGCGGGAGGGGAGCGGCCGGCCGCGGGGAAGGTGGGGGTGAAGGTGCCCCTGCCGCCCGGCTGGTCGGCCGTCGTGGCCGAGGATGACAGCCTCCAGGTGGGGCCCCGGGGCACCCCCGTGCTGCGGGTGGACCTCCGGCGGGGCGAGGGCGCGGCGCGCCCCTCGTCGGAGGCGCTCGCGGAGTCCGCGCGGGAGCAGTTCTCCCAGTTCGAAATCTCGCTGGACCAGGAGGAGGACGAGGAGAACCTCGCGCTCCTGCGGCTGACCATCGCCCCGAAGCTGCCGGATGGGGGCGTGGGGATGCACGCCCCGGTGATGCTGGGCGCCAAGCGCGTGGGGGAGGACCTGGTGCTGTGCGCCTCGCTGCCCGGCGCGAGCATGGAAGACGTGCGCCTGGCCAATGAGGCTTGCCGGGAAATCCAGGTTCAGAGCGCGCCGCGCTGAGGGCGGCTGGAGGGCAGGCGGCCCCAGGGCCTCGCCCGAACGCTCCGTGGCGGGGCTGGAGAGTCCCGGTTACGCTGAAAGTACGTGAGCCATTGCACACGAGGGGGCTTCACGTTTTCATTACGAGTACATAACGTATATCTTACGTCCTTACGCCCTGGGACTTTTCGCGTTGGGCGGCTTTTCCCGGAGCCCTCGCCCCGAACCCGAAGAACCCGAAGGAGTGAAAGCAATGACTCTCCCCGAGTTGCTCCCCTCCGTTGTGAATGTCGCTGGCGCCATCGTGGTGGGCGTGTTGGTGGCGGCGGGACTGGTGGGGACGCGCGCTCGGCCGCAGCCGGTCCCCGTGCCGGTCCGCCGGGATCCGCGCCGCCGCCGCTAAGCGGCTGAAGGACCGCGCCGCGCGCGCCGCGGCGCTCAGGGCTTGAAGGCCAGCGAGAGGGCGAAGTCCTCCGCGCGGTCCGTCCACCGCGCGGCGAGCCGAAGGCCCGCCGCCGAGAGCTCCGCCTCCACCTGCCGAGGGCGGAACTTGCAACTCACCTCCGTGCGCAGCACCTCGCCCGCCTCGAACACCGTCGAGCGCTGGAGCGCGGGCAGCCGCACGCGCTGGGCGCGCCGGGACACGAGGCGCATTTCGATCCAGCCCTGCTCCTCGTCGAAGGGCGCCAGGTGCGAGAAGGCGTCCACGTCGAAGTCGGCGCCCAGCTCGCGGTTGAGCACGCGCAGCACGTTGCGGTTGAACTCGGCCGTCACCCCGGCGCTGTCGTTGTAGGCGGCGAAGAGGCGGGCGCGGTCCTTGATCAGATCCGTGCCGAGCAGCAGCCCATCGCCGGGGGCGAGCTGGGCGGCGATCTGCTGGAAGAAGCGCGCGCGGGCCTCGGGCTTGAAGTTGCCGATGGTGCCGCCCAGGAAGGCCACGAGCCGGCGGCCGCCCCGGGGCAGGTGGGCGAGGTGCCGCTCGAAGTCGCCCACCACGGCGTGCACGTGCAGGCCGGGGTAGTCGTGGGCGAGCGTGGCGGCGGCGCGCCGGAGGAAGGGCTCGCTCACGTCGAAGGGGACGAAGCGCTGGAGCGAGCCGGTGGCGCGCAGGGCATCCAGGAGGAGGCGGGTCTTCTCGCTGGTGCCGCTGCCCAGCTCGATGAGGGTGTCGGCGCCGCTCAGGCGGGCGGCCTCCTGGGCGTGGGCGCGGAGAATCTCCCGCTCGCGGCGGGTGGGGTAGTACTCGGGCAGGCGGGTGATGTCGTCGAAGAGCTGGCTGCCGCGCTCGTCGTAGAGCCACTTGGGGGACAGCTCCTTGGGGTGGAGGCACAGCCCCGTGAGCGCCTCCTGGTGCAGCGCGCGCCGGGCCTCGTCCGGGTGCAGGTGAACCTCCACCGAGACGAGGCTGTGACAGGGGCCCTCGGCTTCCGCGGGATGATGCTCGGACATGGTCTGCTCCCCCTGGCGTTTCAGCGGGCGTCGCGCGCGCAGCGGAAGCCCGCGAAGATGTGACGGCGGATGGGCAAGTCCCAGTTGCGGAAGCTGTTGCGCACCGCGACGGGGGCACTGGCCCAGGAACCGCCCCGGAGCACCTGGTGCCCGGGGCCGAAGAACACCTCGGAGTACTCACGATAAGGGTGGGCGCGGAAGCCGGGGTAGCCACCGAAGGGGCTGGCTGTCCACTCCCACACGTCCCCGAGCAATCCCCAGATTCCCTCGCTGCTCTGGCCTTCGGGGAAAGCGCCCACGGGGGCGGGGGCCCAGGCCTCGCCGCCGAGGTTGGCGTGCGCGGCGGTGACGGGCGCCTCGCCCCAGGGAAAGGCGCGGGAGGGGGCGCCCCCGGTGGCGGCGCGCTCCCACTCGGCCTCGGTGGGCAGCCGCTTGCCGGCCCAGCGGGCGTAGGCCTCGGCCTCGTACCAGCACACGTGCTGCACGGGCGCATCGCGGGGCAGGGGCTCGACGAAGCCGAAGCGGCGGCGGGCCCAGTCGCGGGGGCCGAGCCGGGCCCAGAAGAGGGGGTGGCGGATGCCCTCGGCTTGAATGAAGGCCCAGCCCTCGGGGTGCCACCAGCGCGGGTCTTCGTAGCCTCCGGACTCGACGAAGACGAGGTAGTCGCCGTTGGTGGTGGGGTGGGCGTCGAGGAAGAAGGGGGCGAGGTCCACGGGGTGGGCGGGGCGCTCGTTGTCATAGGCCCAGGGGGCGTCACTGCCCTGGACGGAGGGGCCGCCGGGGATGAGCACCTCGTGGAGGGGAACGGCGCCGGGGCGGGGCAGGGGGCGCGCGGCGGGGCGGTACTCCCAGGAGGTCATCAGCTGAAGGGTGGCGGCGAGCGTCTCGGCATGCTGCTGCTCGTGCTGGGCGACCATGCCGAAGACGAAGCCGCCCGCGAGCAGCGGCCCGGGGGCGTCCTCGGGGAGCCGGTCGAAGAGCTCCCGCACGGCCTCGCGGACGCGGGCGGCATAGGCGAAGGCGGCCTCGGGGGCGAGCAGGGGGAGGGCGGAGCGGGTGCGGCGGGGGTGGCGGAAGGCGTCATAGACAGCATCGAAGGCGGGCTCCGTGAGGGCGGGGCCGCCGAGGGCGCGCAGGAGCCACTGCTCCTCATAGTTGGCGACATGGGCCACATCCCAGACGAGCGGGGACATGAGGGGCGAGTGCTGGCGCACGAGCTCGGCCTCGGGAACACCGGAGAGCATGTGCAGGGTGCGGCGCCGGGCGGCCTCCAGCTCGAGCCACGCACGGGCCTTCCACGGTTGCGGCGAGACACGGCTTGGATCCGCACTGCCCACCTGCTTCGGCATGGCGCCTCACGGGTTGAAGGTGAGGAAGAGCCTGCGGCCACCGGAGGGCCCGGATGCGAGAAACGCGCGAGGCCCGTCCGGAAGCCAACAGCGCGGCCCGTTCCTTCTCTGGGGGGCTCGGGCTGTATTGTGGGGGGAAATGATTCCGCGTGCGATGAGCCGGAGCTTCTGGCTGGTGCCCTGCCTTCTGCTGCCAGCCTGTGGCCTTTTCCAGGGGAACTCCCGGCCTGCCCATGCCGCCCCAGAGGAGTCCAGGAAGATTCAATTTCCGGACGAGCTCCCAGGCGAGGGACGGCACATTTTGCCAGGAGCCTTGGCGGCGGCAATCGCGTTGGCCATGGAGGACTTCCGTCCGTTGGGGAGCCGCCCGGTTCAAGAGGCCACTGCGCTGGAGGCATGCCTGCTCAGGAGAGATGCCTTTGAGGTCATGGCCTCCCCTGGTCCTGACGGTGTGGTGTTCGTTCGCTTCCTGTTCAATCCGGACGTGTGCGCGTTGAGCAGCCCTGTCCTGGATGCAGGTGCCACCTACGCGGTGGATGTCAAAGGTGGGAGGATTCTCGCGGTACAATGAGCCTCCAGTTGCTGCTCATGCCTGCGGAAACGTCATGAAAATGTGCGGAGCCGTTGTGCTCATGCTGCTCGCGTCAGGATGTGCCGCGACGCGGGTGGTGCACTTGAACACGGGCCAAGGAGCGCCCATCACGTACAGGCCTGTCGATACGGCTCCGATCCAGATGGATGCACTGGAGTTCGAGGCCGCTGTGGCACAGCTTGTGCTCACCCTGCGGCTGAACGTGGGGCTTGGGGAGCCTCCTCGACAAGGCCCGCTCACGTTGCTGGCTTCTGCCGGGACATCGGGCCTCACGGACGGGGCTCCGCAACACGCCGTGCCCCCGTCTTACGCGCGGATATGTCAGCAACAAGGGGAGC from Stigmatella erecta includes these protein-coding regions:
- a CDS encoding RCC1 domain-containing protein; this encodes MRSRGGDPETKTRRPRRVLPWMGLCLLAGCGWADSPPGPDAFAAAPGVHAPRRLPLRSTRRASPMQALGLGGVAAMAACGFHAMALRGARCGGGRGTRPEEASAHRATPARAADPHGVRAVAGGYQYSLALHTDGTVWACGSNSAGQLGHGTTSALAGPGRIPGLTGVVGVAAGGSHALAVRADGTVWAWGNNGYGQLGDGSTTHRATPAPVPGLSGVVAVAAGHLHSLALGADGTVWAWGFNDYGQLGEGSTLHRATPVRVPGLSGVVAVAAGGFHSLALGADGTVWAWGNNGFGQLGEGHSPQRARPTPVEGLGAAVAVAGGFYHSLAVRADGTVWAWGNNYSGQLGNGSFASCARPTPVEGLGPVVGAAAGGMHSLAVLADGTVWTWGRNEEGQLGNGLTQERSRPVQVPGLQGEVAVAGGFYHSLAVHRGGALQAWGLNDWGQLGDSPEPGALRPAAGWAQGNTRAAFTSQ
- the rsmG gene encoding 16S rRNA (guanine(527)-N(7))-methyltransferase RsmG produces the protein MDNARFVDQLQRGCEALGVSVGEDVAPRLQRLMAELLKWNAKVNLTAITAPEEVLEKHFLDSLAVLPEVEGAASLLDLGAGAGFPGLPLKLARPGLAVTLVDAVGKKVGFLKAAIAVLGLKEARGLHLRAEGDPEREGIPRAELLIARAFMDLPDWLALAPAYVQPGGRVVAMLGKAQPESELAARAAERGLRVVSSRPYRLPFSGAERQVAVFSQA
- a CDS encoding serine/threonine protein kinase; its protein translation is MERTRGGPGEGARGRGGGELSCPACTQPVESPFCAQCGAVVQVGPYRILRVLSHGGMGRTYLAQGPEGRMVLRERCFSAEPTPADLRGLQLELQRLQALVHPCIPRYLEVLLSGSGADTRAYRVQEYIEGTPLEAEFALERLTEAEAQGLALQVLGLLRYLQERSPPLVHGDLKPSNLIRRADGALFLLDFGMGSSPLLRPGSAASPYRPPEQASGGGDATTDLFALGVLLKQGLRGPGPGASSPPPALSPGFTRFLERLSAPERRARFPSAYEAMRALEPSAAPPRRRTPLLKAALLGTGVCLTALGGGLVLKELSGFRPGADVSALADPGPMTEAPRPDVRPGSPAPAPARTKPTVPTRSMGFADADGRLPGSARGSLREGEFLDPHHTPKRCEWAQHGTATSSLHVPGQEPQAVLDHDPDTAWRSTTQPTWLRVDLPKELELEGLVLTWAVTGPGRTSAEGILEASLDGKAWEPMFALTNTSAENGVPHLLPFARRPLKAVRFKVLLSGSDVLSVRSLELYGSGCALLGEDPRP
- a CDS encoding ParA family protein, whose amino-acid sequence is MGRIICISNQKGGVGKTTTAINLAASLASAERRTLLVDMDPQGNAGSGLGLKREALQGTVYDALLGGRPMRELLHPTELRFLQVVPATPDLTGAEVELVNLERREFRLREALRPLAADYDYILIDCPPSLGLLTLNALVAADSVLIPLQCEYYALEGLSQLTHTVDLVQQGLNPGLKMEGILLTMFDSRANIANQVVEEARGYFKDQVFTAVVPRNVRLAECPSFGKPIILYDIKSKGCESYLALGREIMNREGHKPSKRHVA
- a CDS encoding ParB/RepB/Spo0J family partition protein encodes the protein MLNAGDKHKRALGRGLSALIPQAAPAPAAAPAEAPKPGVLKLPIEAIQRDTAQPRRYFDETKLAELTESIKAQGLLQPVLVRKDGQGYKLIAGERRWRAAQAAGLHEVPAIVRDVTEGQAFELALVENLQRSDLNPMEEAEGYQRLVEEFKLTQEQVSQRVGKERSTVANALRLLGLPDDVKALVAEGALSMGHARALLGVPRLPELQALASRVVEQKLSVRDTEKLVQQKRPTKKEPAKASKQSPQVKALVEELQRLLGTKVRLSEKGQGKGTLEVDFFSYDDLDRLLKLLRKE
- the bacM gene encoding bactofilin BacM — protein: MALLGGKKEETLSTTISKPLFKREEDSVSMRPGDIHTLLGKGSEFEGKLTFEGQVRIDGKFNGQIFTKDSLVIGDGARVQAEIHAGTVIIHGTVEGNVKATQLIELKQPGRVKGNLETPTLSMDRGVIFEGTLKMENLSNASKALPPPGGDKK
- the egtD gene encoding L-histidine N(alpha)-methyltransferase is translated as MSEHHPAEAEGPCHSLVSVEVHLHPDEARRALHQEALTGLCLHPKELSPKWLYDERGSQLFDDITRLPEYYPTRREREILRAHAQEAARLSGADTLIELGSGTSEKTRLLLDALRATGSLQRFVPFDVSEPFLRRAAATLAHDYPGLHVHAVVGDFERHLAHLPRGGRRLVAFLGGTIGNFKPEARARFFQQIAAQLAPGDGLLLGTDLIKDRARLFAAYNDSAGVTAEFNRNVLRVLNRELGADFDVDAFSHLAPFDEEQGWIEMRLVSRRAQRVRLPALQRSTVFEAGEVLRTEVSCKFRPRQVEAELSAAGLRLAARWTDRAEDFALSLAFKP
- the egtB gene encoding ergothioneine biosynthesis protein EgtB, coding for MPKQVGSADPSRVSPQPWKARAWLELEAARRRTLHMLSGVPEAELVRQHSPLMSPLVWDVAHVANYEEQWLLRALGGPALTEPAFDAVYDAFRHPRRTRSALPLLAPEAAFAYAARVREAVRELFDRLPEDAPGPLLAGGFVFGMVAQHEQQHAETLAATLQLMTSWEYRPAARPLPRPGAVPLHEVLIPGGPSVQGSDAPWAYDNERPAHPVDLAPFFLDAHPTTNGDYLVFVESGGYEDPRWWHPEGWAFIQAEGIRHPLFWARLGPRDWARRRFGFVEPLPRDAPVQHVCWYEAEAYARWAGKRLPTEAEWERAATGGAPSRAFPWGEAPVTAAHANLGGEAWAPAPVGAFPEGQSSEGIWGLLGDVWEWTASPFGGYPGFRAHPYREYSEVFFGPGHQVLRGGSWASAPVAVRNSFRNWDLPIRRHIFAGFRCARDAR